A genomic window from Methylorubrum extorquens includes:
- a CDS encoding class I SAM-dependent methyltransferase translates to MPSPRYFLKHFVPFTGYPYEGAPAACNLCGCRDAVTVAETDRRLKTLRSIACTQCGLIRTDPMPTPDELAEYYSTAYRADYQLAFAGGPPRHHLNRSAREATFRADLLAPKLKAGAQLLDFGSGSGEFLAEAKRRGCEVIGVEPGRDYATFARTHHGVEVLDEAEDPNRFPTGHFDVISTHHVLEHLRNPAETMERLAGWLKPDGILYAAVPNMAATGKPPHERFHFAHVHGYVRETFDLLARRAGLVPHTEYWREDTTVVYRKTDAPAVPLTNPGLADRLAVDLKPMSAGLYFASGAWIWPALRRNAKAVRDGMAKDGLTKR, encoded by the coding sequence ATGCCGTCCCCCCGCTACTTCCTGAAGCACTTCGTGCCGTTCACCGGCTATCCCTACGAGGGGGCGCCGGCCGCGTGCAACCTGTGCGGATGCCGCGACGCCGTCACCGTGGCCGAGACCGACCGGCGGCTCAAGACGCTGCGCTCGATCGCCTGCACGCAATGCGGCCTGATCCGCACCGACCCGATGCCGACGCCGGACGAGCTGGCCGAATATTATTCGACCGCCTACCGCGCTGATTACCAGCTCGCCTTCGCGGGCGGGCCGCCGCGTCACCACCTGAACCGCTCGGCCCGCGAGGCGACGTTCCGCGCCGACCTGCTGGCGCCGAAGCTTAAAGCCGGCGCGCAGCTGCTCGATTTCGGCTCAGGCTCGGGCGAGTTCCTGGCGGAGGCCAAACGGCGCGGCTGCGAGGTGATCGGCGTCGAGCCCGGCCGCGACTACGCGACCTTTGCCCGGACGCATCACGGCGTCGAGGTGCTCGACGAGGCCGAGGACCCGAACCGCTTCCCCACCGGCCATTTCGACGTGATCTCCACGCACCACGTGCTCGAGCACCTGCGCAACCCGGCCGAGACGATGGAGCGGCTGGCCGGCTGGCTGAAGCCCGACGGTATCCTCTACGCGGCGGTGCCGAACATGGCCGCCACCGGCAAGCCGCCGCACGAGCGCTTCCACTTCGCCCACGTCCACGGCTACGTGCGCGAGACCTTCGATCTCCTGGCCCGCCGCGCCGGCCTCGTGCCGCATACCGAGTACTGGCGCGAGGACACCACGGTGGTCTACCGCAAGACCGATGCGCCCGCCGTGCCGCTGACGAATCCCGGCCTCGCCGACCGGCTCGCTGTTGATCTGAAGCCGATGTCGGCGGGGCTCTACTTCGCCTCGGGTGCCTGGATCTGGCCGGCGCTGCGGCGCAACGCCAAGGCGGTGCGGGACGGGATGGCCAAGGACGGGCTCACCAAGCGCTGA
- the hemH gene encoding ferrochelatase: MNERVEPQTLLRDPVPVAPTALPPDHPAVRTGRVGVLLMNLGTPEGTSYWPMRRYLKEFLSDRRVIEVPRLIWWPLLNLIILTKRPGPKGRDYASIWNNERDEGPLKTITRGQCEKLQAAMGDSVVVDWAMRYGKPEVSLRIQALLDQGCDRILLVPLYPQYAAATSATACDQAFKALMQMRWQPTVRVSPPYHDDPVYIEAMAQSIREGLAKLDFEPEVILTSFHGVPKSYLLKGDPYHCQCLKTGRLIREAMGYSPERMRVTFQSRFGNEEWLKPYTDETVQALAKSGVKRMAIVAPGFTADCLETLEELDGENRHYFEENGGEKYAFIPCLNDSDLGMRVIENVVRRELQGWI, from the coding sequence ATGAACGAACGCGTCGAACCTCAAACCCTCTTGCGCGATCCCGTGCCGGTTGCGCCCACCGCCCTGCCGCCCGACCACCCGGCGGTGCGGACCGGCCGCGTCGGCGTGCTCTTGATGAATCTCGGCACTCCCGAGGGCACGAGCTACTGGCCGATGCGCCGCTATCTCAAGGAGTTCCTCTCCGACCGCCGGGTGATCGAGGTGCCGCGGCTGATCTGGTGGCCGTTGCTCAATCTCATCATCCTGACCAAGCGGCCGGGGCCGAAGGGGCGCGACTACGCCAGCATCTGGAACAACGAGCGCGACGAGGGTCCGCTCAAGACGATCACCCGCGGCCAGTGCGAGAAGCTCCAGGCGGCGATGGGCGATTCCGTCGTGGTCGATTGGGCGATGCGCTACGGCAAGCCGGAGGTGTCCCTGCGCATCCAGGCGCTGCTCGACCAGGGCTGCGACCGCATCCTGCTGGTGCCGCTCTATCCGCAATACGCAGCGGCGACCTCGGCGACCGCCTGCGATCAGGCCTTCAAGGCGCTGATGCAAATGCGCTGGCAGCCGACCGTACGGGTCTCCCCGCCCTACCACGACGATCCGGTCTATATCGAAGCCATGGCCCAATCGATCCGCGAGGGGCTGGCCAAGCTCGATTTCGAGCCGGAGGTGATCCTCACCTCGTTCCACGGCGTGCCCAAGAGCTACCTGCTCAAGGGCGACCCCTACCATTGCCAGTGCCTCAAGACCGGCCGGCTGATCCGGGAAGCGATGGGCTATTCGCCCGAGCGGATGCGGGTGACCTTCCAGTCGCGCTTCGGCAACGAGGAATGGCTCAAGCCCTATACCGACGAGACCGTGCAGGCGCTGGCCAAGTCCGGCGTGAAGCGCATGGCGATCGTGGCGCCGGGCTTCACCGCCGACTGCCTGGAGACGCTGGAGGAACTCGACGGCGAGAACCGCCACTATTTCGAGGAGAACGGCGGCGAGAAATACGCCTTCATTCCCTGCCTCAACGACTCCGACCTCGGCATGCGGGTGATCGAGAACGTAGTGCGCCGGGAATTGCAGGGCTGGATCTGA
- a CDS encoding F0F1 ATP synthase subunit delta: MAQNGSEGPLLAGVAGRYALALYELAHDQGQVDDVAKNLDAFDALYRESDDLRRLVRSPAYSAAEQTAAMGALLDRAEISGLAANFIKLAAANRRLFALPGMIRAYREKVRESKGIIRAEVRVAEKPSDAVIEDIKASLRDVAKSEIDLDLHIDPSLIGGIVVKMGSRMVDASLRTKLNSIRLAMREAR, from the coding sequence GTGGCGCAGAACGGTTCCGAGGGTCCCCTGTTGGCCGGTGTGGCGGGCCGCTACGCGTTGGCCCTGTACGAACTGGCTCACGATCAGGGTCAGGTCGATGACGTCGCGAAGAACCTCGATGCGTTCGACGCGCTCTATCGCGAGAGCGACGACCTGCGCCGCCTCGTGCGGAGCCCGGCCTACTCGGCAGCGGAGCAGACGGCTGCCATGGGCGCCCTGCTCGATCGGGCGGAAATCTCGGGTCTGGCCGCCAACTTCATCAAGCTCGCGGCCGCCAACCGCCGCCTCTTCGCCCTGCCGGGCATGATCCGCGCCTATCGCGAGAAGGTGCGTGAGTCCAAGGGCATCATCCGCGCCGAGGTCCGCGTCGCCGAGAAACCCTCCGATGCCGTGATCGAGGACATCAAGGCCTCGCTGCGCGACGTCGCCAAGAGCGAGATCGATCTCGATCTCCACATCGACCCGAGCCTGATCGGCGGCATCGTCGTCAAGATGGGCTCGCGCATGGTCGACGCCTCGCTCCGGACCAAGCTCAACAGCATCCGCCTCGCCATGCGGGAAGCCCGCTGA
- the atpA gene encoding F0F1 ATP synthase subunit alpha, whose translation MDIRAAEISAILKEQIKNFGQEAEVTEVGQVLAVGDGIARVYGLDNVQAGEMVEFESGVRGMALNLEQDNVGVVIFGSDREIKEGQTVKRTGSIVDVPVGKGLLGRVVDGLGNPIDGKGPIQSTERRRVDVKAPGIIPRKSVHEPMSTGLKAIDALIPVGRGQRELIIGDRQTGKTAIALDTILNQKSAHAGADENAKLYCVYVAIGQKRSTVAQFVKVLEDQGALEYSIVIAATASDAAPMQFIAPFAGCAMGEYFRDNGMHAVIVYDDLSKQAVAYRQMSLLLRRPPGREAYPGDVFYLHSRLLERAAKMGDAAGNGSLTALPVIETQANDVSAYIPTNVISITDGQIFLETDLFYQGVRPAVNVGLSVSRVGSSAQTKAMKKVAGKIKGELAQYREMAAFAQFGSDLDVSTQRLLNRGARLTELLKQPQFSPLKMEEQVAVIYAGVNGYLDKLPVGKVRAFEEQLLGTLRSKHQDWLNAVRDSKDLSDANANTLKGVVEATAKSFA comes from the coding sequence ATGGACATCCGCGCCGCCGAGATCTCCGCGATCCTGAAAGAGCAGATCAAGAACTTCGGCCAGGAGGCCGAGGTCACGGAAGTCGGGCAGGTGCTCGCGGTCGGCGACGGCATCGCCCGCGTCTACGGCCTCGACAACGTCCAGGCCGGTGAGATGGTCGAGTTCGAGTCGGGCGTGCGCGGCATGGCCCTCAACCTCGAGCAGGACAATGTCGGCGTCGTGATCTTCGGCTCCGACCGTGAGATCAAGGAAGGCCAGACCGTCAAGCGCACCGGCTCCATCGTGGACGTGCCGGTCGGCAAGGGCCTGCTCGGCCGCGTGGTCGACGGCCTCGGCAACCCGATCGACGGCAAGGGCCCGATCCAGTCGACCGAGCGCCGCCGCGTCGACGTGAAGGCGCCGGGCATCATCCCGCGCAAGTCGGTGCACGAGCCGATGTCCACCGGCCTCAAGGCGATCGACGCCCTGATCCCGGTCGGCCGCGGCCAGCGCGAGCTGATCATCGGCGACCGCCAGACCGGCAAGACCGCCATCGCGCTCGACACCATCCTCAACCAGAAGTCGGCTCATGCCGGCGCGGACGAGAACGCCAAGCTCTACTGCGTCTACGTCGCCATCGGCCAGAAGCGCTCGACGGTGGCCCAGTTCGTGAAGGTGCTGGAGGACCAGGGCGCCCTGGAATACTCCATCGTCATCGCCGCCACCGCCTCCGACGCCGCGCCGATGCAGTTCATCGCGCCGTTCGCCGGCTGCGCCATGGGCGAGTATTTCCGCGACAACGGCATGCACGCCGTGATCGTCTATGACGACCTGTCCAAGCAGGCCGTGGCCTACCGCCAGATGTCGCTGCTGCTGCGCCGCCCGCCGGGCCGCGAGGCTTACCCGGGCGACGTGTTCTACCTCCACTCGCGCCTGCTCGAGCGCGCCGCCAAGATGGGCGACGCCGCCGGCAACGGCTCGCTCACCGCGCTCCCGGTGATCGAGACCCAGGCCAACGACGTCTCGGCCTACATCCCGACCAACGTGATCTCGATCACCGACGGCCAGATCTTCCTCGAGACCGACCTGTTCTACCAGGGCGTCCGCCCGGCGGTGAACGTCGGCCTCTCGGTCTCGCGCGTGGGCTCCTCGGCCCAGACCAAGGCGATGAAAAAGGTCGCCGGCAAGATCAAGGGCGAGCTGGCGCAGTACCGCGAGATGGCGGCCTTCGCGCAGTTCGGTTCGGATCTCGACGTCTCGACCCAGCGTCTGCTCAACCGCGGCGCGCGCCTCACCGAGCTCCTGAAGCAGCCGCAATTCTCGCCGCTGAAGATGGAAGAGCAGGTCGCGGTGATCTACGCCGGCGTCAACGGCTACCTCGACAAGCTGCCGGTGGGTAAGGTCCGCGCCTTCGAGGAGCAGCTCCTCGGCACCCTGCGCTCGAAGCACCAGGATTGGCTGAACGCGGTGCGCGACTCCAAGGATCTGTCGGACGCCAACGCCAACACGCTCAAGGGCGTGGTCGAGGCCACCGCCAAGTCCTTCGCCTGA